One window of Futiania mangrovi genomic DNA carries:
- the gltB gene encoding glutamate synthase large subunit — MTDRPIIDTGFAEIARMERERERLAAEGLYDPAFEHDACGVGFVAAIDGKPRREVVEKGIAALKAVWHRGAVDADGKTGDGAGIHVEISQEFFKEHVARTGHEPLKGRLAVGQVFLPRTDFAAQEVCRTIVEQEVLKFGYYIYGWRQVPVNIDVLGEKANATRPEIEQILLANSKGVDEERFERDLFFIRRRVEKAAMAASIRDFYICSLSCRSIIYKGMFLAEHLSEFYPDLRDERFESRFAIFHQRYSTNTFPQWRLAQPFRMLAHNGEINTLKGNSNWMKSHEIPMASENFGVHAEDVKPIIQPGSSDSAALDAVFEVLVRAGRTAPLAKTLLVPEAWSKRVTVMPEAHRAMYAYSNSVMEPWDGPAALAATDGRWVIGGMDRNGLRPMRYAVTRDGLIVAGSEAGMVVLEENRVIEKGRLGPGRMIAVDLVEKKLYRDRAIKDKLAAEQPYEEWIQNVRELDSDIEAVREPRLFGKEDLRRRQVAAGLTLEDMELILHPMVEDAKEAVGSMGDDTPSAVLSKTYRPLSHFFRQNFSQVTNPAIDPLREHRVMSLKTRFGNLQNVLDESSAQVEIFTLESPVVSNGMFAKMREIMGEHVYEIDCTFAPADGDEALKDALDAIRADAEDAVRRGFQHIVLTDEKSGADRAPVPMILATGGVHSHLVAQGLRTFCSLNVRSGECLDPHYFAVLIGCGATTVNAYLAQECIADRHARGLFGDMSLEECVARFTEAVNQGLLKIMSKMGISVISSYRGGYNFEAVGLSRALVAEFFPGMPSRISGIGLAGIQHKVMEIHEKAYGTDAVPLPIGGFYRYRRGGESHALEANLIHLLQQAVTDESYSAYKKYSEAVHKQPPVALRDLLDFKPAGKAVPIDEVESITEIRKRFVTPGMSLGALSPEAHETLTIAMNRIGAKSDSGEGGEDPAHFKPKPNGDNASSAIKQVASGRFGVTAEYLNNCRELEIKIAQGAKPGEGGQLPGFKVTEMIARLRHSTPGVMLISPPPHHDIYSIEDLAQLIYDLKQINPKARVTVKLVAQSGVGTVAAGVAKAKADVILISGHSGGTGASPQTSIKFAGIPWELGLTEANQVLTLNNLRHRVLLRTDGGLKTGRDIVIAAMMGAEEYGVGTASLVAMGCIMVRQCHSNTCPVGVCTQDDALRKKFVGTPEKVVNLFTFIAEEVREILASLGLRSLNEAIGRTDLLAQVSRGAAHLDDLDLNPLLVQADPGGHARYCTLKPGERNEVVDTLDAQIVRDAAPLFEHGEKMELAYTVRNTHRAVGARTSSHITRKFGMRGLNPGHLTIRLRGSAGQSLGAFAVQGVKIEVKGDANDYVGKGLSGGMIVVRPVTESPLVAKDNTIIGNTVLYGATAGQLFAAGQAGERFAVRNSGAEVVIEGCGANGCEYMTGGTAVILGSVGDNFAAGMTGGMAFVHVTDEGFDERINPDSVIWQPVQSRHWEGVLRGLIETHVRETGSQLAREILAHWDLELPRFIQVCPKEMVNRLSHPLSDTAAAGAAE, encoded by the coding sequence ATGACCGACCGCCCCATCATCGACACCGGCTTCGCAGAGATCGCGCGCATGGAGCGCGAGCGCGAGCGGCTGGCCGCCGAAGGCCTCTACGATCCGGCGTTCGAGCACGATGCCTGCGGCGTGGGCTTCGTCGCCGCCATCGACGGCAAGCCGCGCCGCGAGGTCGTGGAGAAGGGCATCGCCGCGCTGAAGGCCGTGTGGCACCGCGGCGCGGTCGACGCCGACGGCAAGACCGGCGACGGCGCGGGCATCCACGTCGAGATCTCGCAGGAGTTCTTCAAGGAGCACGTCGCCCGCACCGGGCACGAGCCGCTGAAGGGCCGCCTCGCGGTCGGCCAGGTCTTCCTGCCGCGCACCGATTTCGCCGCGCAGGAGGTCTGCCGCACGATCGTCGAGCAGGAGGTGCTGAAGTTCGGCTACTACATCTATGGCTGGCGCCAGGTGCCGGTGAACATCGACGTTCTCGGCGAGAAGGCGAACGCCACCCGCCCGGAGATCGAGCAGATCCTGCTCGCCAACTCCAAGGGTGTCGACGAGGAGCGGTTCGAGCGCGACCTGTTCTTCATCCGCCGCCGCGTGGAGAAAGCGGCGATGGCCGCCTCGATCCGCGACTTCTACATCTGCTCGCTGTCGTGCCGGTCGATCATCTACAAGGGCATGTTCCTGGCCGAGCACCTGTCGGAGTTCTATCCCGACCTGCGGGACGAGCGCTTCGAATCGCGCTTCGCGATCTTCCACCAGCGCTACTCGACCAACACCTTCCCGCAGTGGCGCCTGGCCCAGCCCTTCCGCATGCTCGCCCACAATGGCGAGATCAACACGCTGAAGGGCAACTCGAACTGGATGAAGAGCCACGAGATCCCGATGGCGTCGGAAAACTTCGGCGTCCATGCGGAGGACGTGAAGCCGATCATCCAGCCGGGCTCGTCGGATTCCGCCGCGCTCGACGCCGTGTTCGAGGTGCTGGTGCGCGCGGGCCGCACCGCGCCGCTCGCCAAGACGCTGCTGGTGCCCGAAGCCTGGTCGAAGCGCGTGACCGTGATGCCGGAAGCGCACCGGGCGATGTACGCCTATTCCAACTCGGTCATGGAGCCGTGGGACGGCCCCGCAGCGCTCGCCGCGACGGACGGGCGCTGGGTCATCGGCGGCATGGACCGCAACGGCCTGCGGCCCATGCGCTATGCCGTGACCCGCGACGGGCTGATCGTCGCCGGTTCCGAAGCCGGCATGGTGGTGCTGGAGGAAAACCGCGTGATCGAGAAGGGCCGCCTCGGCCCGGGCCGCATGATCGCCGTCGACCTAGTGGAAAAGAAGCTCTACCGGGACCGCGCGATCAAGGACAAGCTCGCCGCCGAGCAGCCCTACGAGGAGTGGATCCAGAACGTCCGCGAGCTCGATTCCGACATCGAGGCGGTGCGCGAGCCGCGCCTGTTCGGGAAGGAGGACCTGCGCCGCCGCCAGGTTGCCGCGGGGCTGACGCTCGAGGACATGGAACTGATCCTGCACCCGATGGTGGAGGACGCAAAGGAAGCGGTCGGCTCCATGGGCGACGACACGCCGTCTGCGGTGCTGTCCAAGACCTACCGCCCGCTGTCGCATTTCTTCCGTCAGAACTTCAGCCAGGTCACCAACCCGGCCATCGACCCCCTGCGCGAGCACCGGGTGATGAGCCTCAAGACCCGGTTCGGCAACCTGCAGAACGTGCTCGACGAAAGCTCCGCGCAGGTCGAGATCTTCACGCTGGAAAGCCCCGTCGTCTCGAACGGCATGTTCGCCAAGATGCGCGAGATCATGGGCGAGCACGTCTACGAGATCGACTGCACCTTCGCCCCCGCCGACGGGGACGAGGCGCTGAAGGACGCGCTGGACGCCATACGCGCCGATGCAGAGGACGCGGTGCGCCGCGGCTTCCAGCACATCGTGCTGACCGACGAGAAGAGCGGCGCCGACCGTGCGCCGGTGCCGATGATCCTTGCCACGGGCGGCGTGCACAGCCACCTGGTCGCGCAAGGACTGCGCACCTTCTGCTCCCTCAACGTGCGCTCGGGCGAATGCCTCGACCCGCACTATTTCGCGGTGCTGATCGGCTGCGGCGCGACCACGGTGAACGCCTATCTGGCGCAGGAGTGCATCGCCGACCGGCATGCGCGCGGCCTCTTCGGCGACATGTCGCTGGAGGAGTGCGTCGCCCGCTTCACCGAGGCGGTGAACCAGGGCCTGCTGAAGATCATGTCCAAGATGGGCATCTCGGTCATCTCGTCCTATCGCGGCGGCTACAATTTCGAGGCGGTGGGCCTGTCGCGCGCACTGGTGGCGGAATTCTTCCCCGGTATGCCCTCGCGCATCTCGGGCATCGGCCTCGCCGGCATCCAGCACAAGGTCATGGAGATCCACGAGAAGGCCTATGGCACGGACGCCGTTCCGCTGCCGATCGGGGGCTTCTACCGCTACCGCCGCGGCGGCGAGAGCCACGCGCTGGAGGCCAACCTCATCCATCTGCTGCAGCAGGCGGTGACGGACGAATCCTACTCCGCCTACAAGAAGTATTCCGAGGCGGTCCACAAGCAGCCGCCGGTGGCGCTGCGCGACCTCCTCGACTTCAAGCCGGCAGGCAAGGCCGTCCCGATCGACGAGGTCGAATCGATCACCGAGATCCGCAAGCGGTTCGTCACGCCGGGCATGTCGCTGGGGGCGCTGTCGCCGGAGGCGCACGAGACGCTGACCATCGCCATGAACCGCATCGGTGCGAAGTCCGACTCGGGTGAGGGCGGCGAGGATCCGGCGCACTTCAAGCCGAAACCCAACGGCGACAACGCTTCCTCGGCGATCAAGCAGGTGGCGTCGGGCCGCTTTGGCGTGACGGCAGAATACCTGAACAATTGCCGCGAGCTGGAGATCAAGATCGCGCAGGGCGCCAAGCCGGGCGAGGGCGGCCAGCTTCCGGGCTTCAAGGTGACCGAGATGATCGCGCGCCTGCGGCATTCCACGCCCGGCGTGATGCTGATCTCGCCGCCGCCGCACCACGACATCTACTCGATCGAGGACCTGGCGCAGCTCATCTACGACCTGAAGCAGATCAACCCGAAGGCGCGCGTGACCGTGAAGCTGGTCGCGCAGTCGGGCGTCGGCACGGTCGCGGCGGGCGTGGCCAAGGCGAAGGCGGACGTGATCCTGATCTCCGGCCATTCCGGTGGCACGGGCGCCTCGCCGCAGACCTCGATCAAGTTCGCCGGCATCCCGTGGGAACTGGGCCTGACCGAGGCGAACCAGGTGCTGACCCTCAACAACCTGCGCCACCGGGTCCTGCTGCGCACCGACGGCGGCCTGAAGACGGGCCGCGACATCGTCATCGCCGCCATGATGGGGGCGGAGGAATATGGCGTGGGCACCGCCTCGCTGGTCGCCATGGGCTGCATCATGGTGCGGCAGTGCCACTCCAACACCTGCCCGGTCGGCGTCTGCACGCAGGACGACGCGCTGCGCAAGAAGTTCGTGGGCACGCCGGAGAAGGTCGTCAACCTTTTCACCTTCATCGCCGAGGAGGTGCGCGAGATCCTGGCGAGCCTCGGCCTGCGTTCGCTCAACGAGGCGATCGGGCGCACCGACCTGCTGGCGCAGGTGAGCCGGGGCGCGGCGCATCTCGACGACCTCGACCTCAACCCGCTGCTGGTGCAGGCGGACCCGGGCGGGCATGCGCGCTATTGCACGCTGAAGCCCGGCGAGCGCAACGAGGTGGTCGACACGCTCGACGCGCAGATCGTCCGCGACGCTGCCCCACTGTTCGAGCATGGGGAGAAGATGGAGCTTGCCTACACGGTGCGGAACACGCACCGCGCGGTGGGCGCCCGCACCTCCTCCCACATCACGCGGAAGTTCGGGATGCGCGGCCTCAATCCGGGCCATCTGACGATCCGGCTGCGCGGATCGGCGGGCCAGTCGCTCGGCGCCTTCGCGGTGCAGGGCGTGAAGATCGAGGTCAAGGGCGACGCCAACGACTATGTCGGCAAGGGCCTGTCGGGCGGCATGATCGTCGTGCGCCCGGTCACCGAAAGCCCGCTCGTGGCCAAGGACAACACGATCATCGGCAACACCGTGCTCTACGGCGCAACGGCGGGACAGCTGTTCGCCGCAGGCCAGGCGGGGGAGCGGTTCGCGGTCCGCAACTCCGGCGCGGAAGTGGTGATCGAGGGCTGCGGCGCCAACGGCTGCGAATACATGACGGGCGGCACGGCGGTCATTCTCGGCTCGGTCGGCGACAATTTCGCCGCCGGCATGACGGGTGGCATGGCCTTCGTCCACGTGACCGACGAGGGGTTCGACGAGCGCATCAACCCGGATTCCGTGATCTGGCAGCCGGTGCAATCGCGCCATTGGGAAGGCGTGCTGCGCGGCCTGATCGAAACCCATGTGCGCGAGACCGGCTCCCAGCTCGCCCGGGAGATCCTCGCGCATTGGGACCTCGAACTGCCGCGCTTCATCCAGGTCTGCCCGAAGGAGATGGTGAACCGGCTGAGCCATCCGCTGTCGGACACCGCGGCGGCGGGTGCCGCGGAGTAA
- a CDS encoding NAD(P)-dependent oxidoreductase: MAQRMLQFVKVGRQMPEKRGADTRKRDFDEIYAEFAEAKAAEQASRCSQCGVPFCQVHCPLHNNIPDWLKLTAEGRLQEAWEVSSATNNMPEICGRICPQDRLCEGNCVIEQSGHGTVTIGAVEKYINDTAWEEGWIQPFTPPRELEQSIGIVGAGPAGLAAAEEMRRKGYKVTVYDRYDRAGGLLIYGIPGFKLEKEVVERRTKRLADSGIEYRMNFEVGRDATLADLREKHDAVLIATGVYKARDIDGPGSGADGILPAMEFLTASNRVGLGDEVPDFRNGRLSAEGKKVVVIGGGDTAMDCVRTAVRQGATSVTCLYRRDRENMPGSQREVANAEEEGVHFEWLAAPKGFLADDDNQVMGVRAVRMRLGLPDATGRRRPEEVAGSEFTVEADLVLKALGFDPEDLPTLFGAPELPVTRWGTVKVDFHTQMTEMEGVFAAGDIVRGASLVVWAIRDGRDAAEAMHAYIQNKTKAAGETAGVRAA; this comes from the coding sequence ATGGCTCAACGCATGCTGCAATTCGTGAAGGTCGGGCGCCAGATGCCCGAGAAGCGCGGCGCCGACACGCGCAAGCGCGACTTCGACGAGATCTATGCGGAGTTTGCGGAGGCCAAGGCGGCCGAGCAGGCCTCGCGCTGCTCGCAGTGCGGCGTGCCCTTCTGCCAGGTCCACTGCCCCTTGCACAACAACATCCCCGACTGGCTGAAGCTGACGGCGGAAGGCCGCCTGCAGGAGGCATGGGAGGTGTCGAGCGCGACCAACAACATGCCGGAGATCTGCGGCCGCATCTGCCCGCAGGACCGGCTGTGCGAGGGCAATTGCGTGATCGAGCAGTCGGGTCACGGCACGGTCACCATCGGCGCGGTCGAGAAATACATCAACGACACCGCGTGGGAGGAAGGCTGGATCCAGCCCTTTACCCCGCCGCGCGAGCTTGAGCAGTCCATCGGCATCGTCGGCGCCGGCCCCGCGGGTCTCGCCGCGGCGGAGGAGATGCGGCGCAAGGGCTACAAGGTCACCGTCTACGACCGGTACGACCGCGCGGGCGGCCTGCTGATCTACGGCATCCCCGGCTTCAAGCTTGAGAAGGAGGTCGTGGAACGGCGCACCAAGCGCCTCGCCGACAGCGGGATCGAGTATCGCATGAACTTCGAGGTCGGACGCGACGCGACGCTCGCCGACCTGCGGGAGAAGCACGACGCGGTGCTGATCGCGACCGGCGTCTACAAGGCGCGCGACATCGACGGCCCGGGCTCCGGCGCCGACGGCATCCTGCCGGCGATGGAGTTCCTGACGGCCTCGAACCGGGTGGGCCTCGGCGACGAGGTGCCGGACTTCCGCAACGGGCGCCTCTCGGCGGAGGGCAAGAAGGTCGTCGTCATCGGCGGCGGCGACACGGCCATGGACTGCGTGCGCACCGCCGTGCGCCAGGGCGCGACCTCGGTCACCTGCCTTTACCGCCGCGACCGGGAGAACATGCCGGGCTCGCAGCGCGAGGTGGCGAACGCCGAGGAGGAAGGCGTGCATTTCGAGTGGCTGGCCGCGCCCAAGGGCTTCCTCGCCGACGACGACAACCAGGTGATGGGCGTGCGCGCGGTGCGGATGCGCCTCGGCCTGCCGGACGCCACGGGCCGCCGCCGGCCGGAGGAAGTGGCGGGCAGCGAGTTCACGGTCGAGGCCGACCTCGTGCTGAAGGCGCTGGGCTTCGATCCGGAGGACCTGCCGACCCTGTTCGGCGCGCCAGAGCTTCCGGTGACGCGCTGGGGCACGGTCAAGGTCGACTTCCACACCCAGATGACCGAGATGGAGGGCGTGTTCGCCGCGGGCGACATCGTGCGCGGGGCCTCGCTCGTCGTGTGGGCGATCCGCGACGGCCGCGACGCTGCGGAAGCCATGCACGCCTATATCCAGAACAAGACCAAGGCCGCCGGAGAGACGGCCGGCGTGCGCGCGGCCTGA
- a CDS encoding undecaprenyl-diphosphate phosphatase: MEFIQLAVLAVVQGITEFLPISSSAHLILVPVLFGWKDQGLLIDVALHVGTLAAVMVYFRKETAMLIRGGFDVVLFRRTDAARLALMVVAATVPVMVAGLLFKDMIGSDFRAPLLIAATTILFGVALWVADRKADRAERLFAGITWRDAILVGLAQALALIPGVSRSGITMTAALLLGYSRPEAARFALVLAIPTTFAAGALATLDLVQSGDATLQLDAVIAAALAFVSALAAIWAMMLWLRQATFTPFVIYRLALGVMLLWVFL, encoded by the coding sequence ATGGAGTTCATCCAGCTTGCCGTGCTGGCCGTCGTGCAGGGCATCACCGAGTTTCTGCCGATCAGTTCCTCGGCCCACCTGATTCTCGTGCCGGTTCTCTTCGGCTGGAAGGACCAGGGGCTCCTGATCGACGTCGCGCTGCACGTGGGCACGCTGGCTGCCGTAATGGTCTATTTCCGCAAGGAAACGGCCATGCTGATCCGTGGCGGCTTCGATGTCGTCCTGTTCCGGCGGACGGATGCCGCGCGGCTCGCCCTGATGGTGGTGGCCGCGACGGTGCCCGTGATGGTGGCGGGCCTGCTGTTCAAGGACATGATCGGCAGCGACTTCCGCGCGCCCCTGCTGATCGCGGCGACGACCATCCTGTTCGGGGTGGCGCTGTGGGTGGCCGACCGCAAGGCCGACCGGGCGGAGCGGCTGTTCGCCGGCATCACCTGGCGGGACGCGATCCTCGTGGGGCTGGCCCAGGCGCTGGCGCTCATTCCCGGCGTCAGCCGGTCGGGCATCACGATGACGGCGGCGCTGCTGCTCGGCTATTCGCGGCCCGAGGCGGCGCGTTTCGCGCTCGTCCTGGCGATACCGACGACATTCGCGGCGGGTGCGCTTGCAACCCTCGACCTTGTCCAGTCCGGCGACGCCACGCTGCAGCTCGACGCGGTGATCGCGGCCGCACTCGCCTTCGTCAGCGCGCTGGCGGCGATCTGGGCGATGATGCTCTGGCTGCGCCAGGCGACCTTCACGCCGTTCGTGATCTACCGCCTCGCGCTTGGCGTCATGCTTCTGTGGGTGTTCCTGTAG
- a CDS encoding complex I NDUFA9 subunit family protein has protein sequence MADNLRDARGQLPLQGKLVTIFGGSGFVGRHLVRRLAKSGARIRVAVRRPNEAHFLKPLGTVGQIMPIQANVRNAASVARAVEGADIVINLVGILVESGRQTFRALQADGADRVAAAAAAAGVTQFVQMSAIGADPESPSAYARTKAAGEVAAREHMPGATVIRPSIVFGPEDEFFNRFAAMARISPFLPLIGDGSTRFQPVYVADVAEAIARTLENPALGGEIYELGGPNVYTFRELMELTLRIIGRKRFLLPLPVPVARAQAAVFEMLPLITPPITRDQIAQLTRDNVAAEGARTLETLGIEAATAEAVVPTYLYRFRKHGQFTDVGYDPTGTPTEA, from the coding sequence ATGGCCGACAATCTGCGCGATGCCCGCGGGCAGCTTCCGCTTCAGGGCAAGCTCGTCACGATCTTCGGCGGCTCGGGCTTCGTCGGGCGCCATCTCGTCCGCCGGCTGGCGAAGTCGGGCGCGCGCATCCGCGTCGCCGTCCGCCGCCCGAACGAGGCGCATTTCCTGAAGCCGCTGGGCACGGTCGGCCAGATCATGCCGATACAGGCGAACGTCCGCAATGCCGCCTCCGTCGCGCGCGCTGTCGAAGGCGCGGACATCGTGATCAACCTCGTCGGCATCCTTGTGGAGAGCGGGCGCCAGACCTTCCGCGCGCTGCAGGCCGATGGTGCGGACAGGGTCGCCGCTGCCGCGGCGGCTGCGGGCGTCACGCAGTTCGTGCAGATGTCGGCGATCGGGGCCGACCCGGAGAGCCCGTCGGCCTATGCCCGCACCAAGGCCGCGGGCGAAGTTGCCGCACGCGAGCACATGCCCGGCGCCACCGTCATCCGCCCCTCAATCGTGTTCGGACCGGAAGACGAGTTCTTCAACCGCTTCGCCGCGATGGCCCGCATCTCGCCCTTCCTGCCGCTGATCGGCGACGGGTCCACGCGCTTCCAGCCGGTCTACGTCGCCGACGTCGCGGAAGCCATTGCCCGCACGCTGGAAAACCCGGCACTGGGGGGCGAGATCTACGAGCTTGGCGGGCCGAACGTCTACACGTTCCGCGAGCTGATGGAGCTGACCCTGCGCATCATCGGGCGCAAGCGCTTCCTCCTGCCGCTGCCCGTGCCTGTGGCGCGCGCGCAGGCAGCGGTGTTCGAGATGCTGCCGCTCATCACGCCGCCGATCACCCGCGACCAGATCGCGCAGCTGACCCGCGACAATGTCGCGGCCGAGGGCGCGCGGACGCTGGAGACTCTGGGCATCGAGGCGGCCACGGCGGAGGCGGTCGTGCCGACCTACCTCTACCGGTTCCGCAAGCACGGCCAGTTCACGGACGTGGGCTACGACCCTACAGGAACACCCACAGAAGCATGA